The Corythoichthys intestinalis isolate RoL2023-P3 chromosome 1, ASM3026506v1, whole genome shotgun sequence genome has a segment encoding these proteins:
- the LOC130926685 gene encoding NACHT, LRR and PYD domains-containing protein 12-like encodes MALDSRRKELLLKTLMELGKDEFECFKFYTDLPKRLRENTCRVYIADQLVMKHGDNTLHETVKILEKIGNNNLAQDLRSDMLKIKGADFSVNDDDQIARLKRELQDNLRRLYSFASEGTTERWQQQPLAEVYTELDVTSGADISPDGRHEVLQVETCAAEAKVSILPCDIFKNHDGKPRPIRTLLTFGFAGIGKTFLIQKFVSDWANGSTNQDVDFIFPFTFSELNMEKGESFTLAKLIQTFVCGDRHMSETLNNIFVNLQTSGKRDFESNRIKILFILDGLDECNFKIDLKKVRKVDMDVRESYPLEVLLAYLIKGNLLPCARVWITTRPGAAHDIPSDLIDSRTEVRGFSDSRKLEYFRKRFPNEERVIEHIRKSRTIFIMCHIPIFCWLTAIVLKGTLDKGKKGELPTTLTYMYSALIGHLLENSKETNTTEYVCGVKALAKLAFDHTINQRQIFDEKDLEDSGFDYSQAAKYSGLFTEVLREVHPLRSNKKKMFQFIHLTIQEYLAALYVMMSLFHDNKNVLNDSEWKKINQKAITEVQQSALEKASESEGNLDMFLRFLLGLSLPCNQELVGELLKAPQDCEQSKSKTVDLITERIEQNTPEKNVNLFYCLNELKDDSLLKRIQKELDSGRHLSWYQMSNDMWSALAFFLLTDDETMKSFHLSRYSPGPSGLEKLLLVIKASQKSDLSLCNLDKGSCHLLASVLSSPSNLRHLNLGLNHLSDEGVEILSKGLASQHCNLEVLNLSDCGITSKGCVSLAKALKLNPSHLQELDLSWNKLSYEGVEILSEGLDSPLYILKVLSLFDCDLDIGSCHLLATVLSSPSNLRHLDLYSNDLSDKGVEILSKGLASQHCNLEVLNLSRCGITRKGCVSLAEALKLNPSHLQELDLSKNQLSDEGVEILSKGLASPRCILKVLKLSDCGITSKGCVSLAEALKLTSSHLQELYLSKNKLSDEGVEILSKGLASKHCILKVLKLHNCRITSKGCVSLAEVLKLNPSHLQDLYLSKNKLSDEGVEILSKGLASPHCILKVLKLSECEITKKGCASLAEALKLNPSHLQELFLINYQIEEEDERVLLKIKKDPSYSLRTVKFNTWE; translated from the exons GCGCCGACTTctccgtcaacgatgacgatcagATTGCCAGATTGAAGAGGGAGCTCCAAGACAACCTGCGGCGTTTATACAGCTTTGCTTCCGAGGGCACCACCGAGCGCTGGCAGCAGCAGCCTCTGGCGGAAGTCTACACGGAGCTGGACGTCACCTCCGGGGCAGACATCAGCCCAGACGGGCGGCACGAGGTCCTTCAAGTGGAGACGTGTGCCGCCGAGGCCAAGGTGTCTATCCTGCCGTGCGACATCTTCAAAAACCATGACGGGAAGCCTCGCCCGATACGCACGCTGCTCACCTTTGGCTTCGCGGGAATTGGGAAAACCTTCCTGATTCAAAAGTTTGTGTCGGACTGGGCCAATGGTAGTACTAACCAGGATGTGGACTTCATATTTCCTTTCACCTTCAGCgagttaaacatggagaaagggGAGAGCTTTACGTTGGCTAAGCTGATCCAAACTTTTGTCTGTGGAGACAGGCACATGAGCGAGACACTGAACAATATATTTGTCAACCTGCAAACTTCTGGGAAGCGGGACTTTGAAAGCAACCGAATCAAGATCTTGTTTATCCTCGACGGACTGGATGAGTGCAACTTCAAAATTGACTTGAAGAAAGTGAGGAAAGTGGACATGGACGTGAGGGAAAGCTACCCGCTGGAGGTACTGCTGGCATATCTCATCAAAGGGAACTTGCTTCCCTGCGCCCGGGTTTGGATTACAACGCGGCCCGGGGCAGCCCACGATATCCCTTCCGACCTCATAGACAGCCGAACAGAGGTTAGAGGATTCAGCGATTCCCGGAAGTTGGAGTACTTCAGGAAAAGGTTCCCAAATGAGGAGCGCGTCATTGAGCACATTCGGAAATCTCGCACCATCTTCATCATGTGCCACATTCCCATCTTCTGCTGGCTCACCGCCATAGTTCTTAAGGGTACTTTGGACAAAGGGAAGAAGGGAGAGCTTCCCACAACGCTGACTTACATGTACTCAGCGCTTATAGGTCACCTCCTAGAAAACTCCAAGGAGACAAATACAACGGAGTACGTTTGTGGCGTGAAAGCGCTAGCAAAGCTGGCCTTTGACCACACCATCAATCAGCGTCAGATCTTCGATGAAAAGGACCTAGAGGACAGCGGTTTTGATTACAGCCAAGCCGCTAAATACTCCGGTTTGTTCACCGAGGTGTTAAGGGAGGTCCATCCGCTcagaagcaacaaaaaaaagatgtttcagTTTATCCACCTGACCATCCAGGAGTATCTGGCCGCACTATACGTGATGATGAGCCTCTTCCACGACAACAAGAACGTACTGAATGattcagaatggaaaaaaataaaccagaagGCAATCACTGAGGTCCAGCAGTCGGCTCTGGAGAAAGCCTCAGAGAGTGAAGGAAACCTGGACATGTTCCTCCGCTTCCTCCTTGGCCTTTCCTTACCGTGCAACCAGGAACTAGTGGGGGAACTGCTGAAGGCTCCTCAGGACTGCGAGCAAAGCAAGTCAAAGACAGTCGATTTGATCACGGAAAGGATCGAACAGAACACTCCAGAGAAGAATGTCAACTTATTCTACTGCCTAAACGAGCTGAAGGACGACTCCTTGCTGAAGCGGATCCAGAAGGAACTAGATTCAGGACGACATCTGTCCTGGTATCAAATGTCAAATGACATGTGGTCGGCCCTGGCCTTTTTCTTACTTACAGACGACGAAACCATGAAGTCCTTTCATCTTTCCCGCTACTCTCCAGGGCCTTCGGGGCTCGAGAAGCTGCTGTTGGTTATCAAGGCTTCTCAAAAATCAGA TCTAAGTTTATGTAACCTAGACAAAGGCAGCTGTCATCTGCTGGCTTCCGTTCTCAGTTCTCCATCCAACCTGAGGCATCTGAATCTGGGCTTGAACCATCTGTCGGACGAGGGGGTGgagatcctctcgaaaggactggccagccaaCACTGCAACTTAGAAGTCCTCAA CCTGTCCGACTGTGGGATCACCAGTAAAGGATGTGTTTCATTGGCCAAGGCTCTCAAGTTAAacccctcccatcttcaagagctggACCTGAGCTGGAACAAACTGTCGTATGAAGGGGTTGAGATCCTCTCGGAAGGACTGGACAGCCCACTCTACATCTTAAAAGTCCTCAG TCTATTTGATTGTGACCTGGACATTGGCAGCTGTCACCTGTTGGCTACTGTTCTCAGTTCTCCATCCAACCTGAGGCATCTGGACCTGTACTCCAATGATCTATCGGACAAGGGGGTGgagatcctctcgaaaggactggccagccaaCACTGCAACTTAGAAGTCCTCAA CCTGTCCCGATGTGGGATCACCAGAAAAGGATGTGTTTCATTGGCGGAAGCTCTCAAGTTAAacccctcccatcttcaagagctggACCTGAGCAAGAACCAGTTGTCTGACGAGGGGGTCGAGATCCTatcgaaaggactggccagcccacgtTGCATCTTAAAAGTCCTCAA GCTGTCCGACTGCGGGATCACCAGTAAAGGATGTGTTTCATTGGCTGAGGCTCTCAAGTTAACCTcctcccatcttcaagagctgTACCTGAGCAAGAACAAGCTGTCTGACGAGGGGGTCGAGATCCTatcgaaaggactggccagcaAACACTGCATCTTAAAAGTCCTCAA GCTGCACAACTGCAGGATTACCAGTAAAGGATGCGTTTCGTTGGCTGAAGTTCTCAAGTTGAACCCCTCCCATCTTCAGGACCTGTACCTTTCCAAGAACAAACTATCGGACGAGGGGGTTGAGATTCTCTcaaaaggactggccagcccacactGCATCTTAAAAGTTCTGAA GCTGTCAGAGTGCGAGATCACGAAGAAAGGATGTGCTTCATTGGCCGAGGCTCTCAAGTTAAacccctcccatcttcaagagTTATTTCTCATCAACTATCAAATAGAGGAAGAAGACGAGAGGGTCTTATTGAAGATCAAGAAGGATCCCAGCTATAGCCTGAGGACTGTCAA ATTTAACACATGGGAATAA
- the LOC130924086 gene encoding NACHT, LRR and PYD domains-containing protein 12-like, with the protein MALDSRRKELLWNTLMELGEDDFESFRFHTALPRRVRENTRLEYIADKLLIKHGENTLDETVKILEKIGNNELAEKLRSDVLEIKDANFSVHDDNQIARLKRELQDNLQRLYRFASEGNTERWQQQPLEDVYTELDITYGADVSPDGRHEVLQMETCNAAAKLSILPCDIFKSPDGNRRPIRTMLTVGFAGIGKTFLIQKFVSDWASGSTNQDVDFIFPFTFRELNMEKGESFTLAELIQTFVCGDRHMSERLNNIFVGLQTSGKRDFESSGIKILFILDGLDECNFKIDLKKVRKVDMDVRESYPLEVLLAYLIKGNLLPCARVWITTRPAAARDIPADLIDSRTEVGGFSDSRKMEYFRKRFPNEERVTEHIRKSRTIFIMCHFPIFCWLTATVLQVHLDKGKEGELPTTLTDMYSAFIGHHLENSKERNTAEYIPDVKALAKLAFDHTMNQRQIFYEKDLVDSCFDYSHAAKHCGLFTEVFKEVHPLKSKKQKMFQFIHLTIQEYLAALYVKMCFFHDNKNVLDTSRWKKLFMSIKRKTITEVHKSALQKASESEGTLDMFLRFLVGLSLQCNQEIVGALLKVPHDWEQSKSKTVKLIQKRIKRNTPEKNVNLFYCLNELKDNSLLKQIQHQLVSGRLSWRQMSNDMWSALAFFLLTDDETMKSFDLRRYSPSPLGLKKLLLVVKASQKSDLSECYLDKGSCHLLASVLSSPSNLRHLNLGWNHLSDEGVEILSKGLASPHCNLEVLKLLRCRITSKGCVSLAEALKLNHSHLQELDLTRNDLSDEGVEILSKGLASPHCIIKILKLEECKITRQGCFSLAEALKVTPSHLQELDLTWNDLSGEGVEILSKGLASPNCILKVLKLSWCSITKKGCVSLAEALKVTSSHLQELDLNGNNLSDEGVEILLKGLASPHCIIKVLNLTMCKITKQGCVSLAEALKVTSSHLQELDLTENSLSDEGVEILSKGLASPNCILKVLKLSWCSITKKGCVSLAEALKVTPSHLQELDLTWNDLSGEGVEILSKGLASPNCILKVLKLSECGIADKGCISLAKALKLNPSHLQELNLSKNQIEEKEKKVLLEIKEDPSFSLKTVEFND; encoded by the exons ATGGCTCTGGACAGCAGACGGAAGGAGCTGCTGTGGAACACGCTGATGGAGCTGGGGGAGGACGACTTTGAGTCCTTCAGGTTCCACACGGCCCTGCCTAGAAGGGTGCGTGAAAACACCCGCCTTGAGTACATAGCTGACAAGCTCTTGATTAAGCACGGCGAGAACACTCTGGATGAGACCGTGAAGATTCTGGAGAAGATCGGGAACAACGAATTGGCCGAGAAGCTGCGCAGCGACGTGCTGGAAATAAAAG ACGCCAACTTCTCCGTCCACGATGACAATCAGATTGCCAGATTGAAGAGGGAGCTCCAAGACAACCTGCAGCGTTTATACAGGTTTGCTTCTGAGGGCAACACCGAGCGCTGGCAGCAGCAGCCCCTGGAGGACGTCTACACGGAGCTAGACATCACCTACGGGGCAGACGTCAGCCCAGACGGGCGGCATGAGGTCCTCCAGATGGAGACGTGTAACGCCGCGGCCAAGCTGTCTATCCTGCCGTGCGACATCTTCAAAAGCCCCGACGGGAACCGGCGACCGATACGCACGATGCTCACCGTCGGCTTCGCGGGAATAGGAAAAACCTTCCTGATTCAAAAGTTTGTGTCGGACTGGGCCAGCGGTAGTACTAACCAGGATGTGGACTTCATATTTCCTTTCACCTTCCGCgagttaaacatggagaaagggGAGAGCTTTACGTTGGCCGAGCTGATCCAAACTTTTGTCTGCGGAGACAGGCACATGAGTGAGCGACTGAACAATATATTTGTCGGCCTGCAAACTTCTGGGAAGCGGGACTTTGAAAGCAGCGGGATCAAGATCTTGTTTATCCTCGACGGACTGGACGAGTGCAACTTCAAAATCGACTTGAAGAAAGTGAGGAAAGTGGACATGGACGTGAGGGAAAGCTACCCGCTGGAGGTACTTCTGGCGTATCTCATCAAAGGGAACCTGCTTCCGTGCGCCAGGGTTTGGATCACCACGCGGCCCGCGGCAGCCCGCGATATCCCCGCCGACCTCATCGACAGCCGAACAGAGGTGGGAGGATTCAGTGATTCCCGGAAAATGGAGTACTTCAGGAAAAGGTTCCCAAATGAGGAGCGCGTCACTGAGCACATTCGGAAATCTCGCACCATCTTCATCATGTGCCATTTTCCCATCTTCTGCTGGCTCACCGCCACAGTTCTTCAGGTTCATTTGGACAAAGGGAAGGAGGGAGAGCTTCCCACAACGCTGACTGACATGTACTCGGCATTTATTGGTCACCACCTGGAAAACTCCAAGGAGAGAAATACAGCGGAGTACATCCCTGACGTGAAAGCGCTCGCCAAGCTGGCCTTTGACCACACCATGAATCAGCGTCAGATCTTCTACGAGAAAGACCTGGTGGACAGCTGCTTTGATTACAGCCATGCAGCAAAACACTGCGGTTTATTCACAGAGGTCTTTAAGGAGGTCCATCCGCTCAAAAGCAAGAAACAAAAGATGTTTCAGTTTATCCACCTGACCATCCAGGAGTATCTGGCCGCACTGTACGTAAAGATGTGTTTCTTCCACGACAACAAGAACGTACTGGATACATCAAGatggaaaaaattgttcatgtcTATTAAGCGGAAGACAATCACTGAGGTCCACAAGTCAGCTCTCCAGAAAGCCTCGGAAAGTGAAGGAACTCTGGACATGTTCCTCCGCTTCCTCGTTGGCCTTTCATTGCAGTGCAACCAGGAAATAGTGGGGGCGCTGCTGAAGGTTCCTCATGACTGGGAGCAAAGCAAGTCAAAGACGGTCAAGTTGATACAGAAAAGGATCAAACGAAACACTCCAGAAAAGAACGTCAACTTGTTCTACTGTCTAAACGAGCTGAAAGACAACTCCTTACTGAAGCAGATCCAGCATCAACTAGTTTCAGGACGTTTGTCCTGGCGTCAAATGTCAAATGATATGTGGTCGGCCCTGGCCTTCTTCTTACTTACGGACGACGAAACCATGAAGTCCTTTGATCTTCGCCGCTACTCCCCATCGCCTTTGGGACTCAAGAAGCTTCTGTTGGTGGTCAAGGCTTCTCAAAAATCAGA TCTAAGTGAATGTTATCTGGACAAAGGCAGCTGTCACCTGCTGGCTTCCGTTCTCAGTTCTCCATCCAACCTGAGGCATCTGAATCTGGGCTGGAACCATCTGTCGGACGAGGGGGTGgagatcctctcgaaaggactggccagtCCACACTGCAACTTAGAAGTCCTCAA GCTGCTCCGCTGCAGAATCACCAGTAAAGGATGTGTTTCATTGGCTGAGGCACTCAAGTTAAACCACTCCCATCTCCAAGAGCTGGACCTCACCAGGAACGATCTGTCGGATGAAGGGGTTgagatcctctcgaaaggactggccagcccacactGCATCATAAAAATCCTCAA GCTGGAAGAGTGCAAGATCACACGGCAAGGATGTTTTTCACTGGCTGAGGCACTGAAGGTAACcccctcccatcttcaagagctggACCTGACCTGGAACGATCTGTCGGGTGAAGGGGTCGAGATCCTCTcaaaaggactggccagcccaaacTGCATCTTAAAAGTCCTCAA GCTGTCATGGTGCAGCATCACGAAGAAAGGATGTGTTTCATTGGCTGAGGCACTGAAGGTAACCTCCTCACATCTTCAAGAGCTGGACCTGAACGGGAACAATCTGTCGGATGAAGGGGTTGAGATCCTCTtgaaaggactggccagcccacactGTATCATAAAAGTGCTCAA CCTGACAATGTGCAAGATCACAAAGCAAGGATGTGTTTCATTGGCTGAGGCACTGAAGGTAACCTcctcccatcttcaagagctggACCTGACCGAGAACAGTCTGTCGGATGAAGGGGTTgagatcctctcgaaaggactggccagcccaaacTGCATCTTAAAAGTCCTCAA GCTGTCATGGTGCAGCATCACGAAGAAAGGATGTGTTTCATTGGCTGAGGCACTGAAGGTAACcccctcccatcttcaagagctggACCTGACCTGGAACGATCTGTCGGGTGAAGGGGTCGAGATCCTCTcaaaaggactggccagcccaaacTGCATCTTAAAAGTCCTCAA GCTGTCAGAGTGCGGGATCGCAGATAAAGGATGCATTTCATTGGCCAAGGCTCTCAAGTTAAacccctcccatcttcaagagTTGAATCTCAGCAAAAATCAAATAGAGGAAAAAGAAAAGAAGGTCTTATTGGAGATCAAGGAGGATCCCAGCTTTAGCCTGAAGACTGTCGA ATTTAACGACTAG